The Oreochromis niloticus isolate F11D_XX linkage group LG15, O_niloticus_UMD_NMBU, whole genome shotgun sequence genome includes a region encoding these proteins:
- the LOC100698055 gene encoding neuroglobin isoform X2 has product MGCSLSAEAPDRRPEQEEEEDAVPVSLSAESREAIRSSWKEIQEDISRVGVIMFVRLFETHPECKDAFFAFRDLNDVNALRASKELKAHGLRIMYIIEKTVARIDQDDRLDQLILDLGRKHYQYKALPKYYDLMGEEFIQAIHPVLQERWTSDLEEAWKTLFLYITRTMKKGYQQAQRSHSSS; this is encoded by the exons ATGGGCTGCTCCCTCTCAGCGGAGGCTCCGGACCGGCGGccggagcaggaggaggaagaggatgcgGTGCCGGTGAGTCTGAGCGCGGAGAGCCGGGAGGCGATCAGGAGCAGCTGGAAGGAGATCCAGGAGGACATCAGCAGGGTGGGCGTCATCATGTTCGTCAG GCTGTTTGAGACTCACCCGGAGTGCAAAGACGCCTTCTTCGCCTTCAGAGACCTGAATGATGTGAACGCCCTGAGGGCGAGCAAAGAGCTGAAAGCCCATGGCCTCAG GATTATGTACATCATTGAGAAGACGGTCGCCAGGATCGACCAGGATGACCGTCTGGACCAGCTGATCCTGGATCTGGGCAGGAAGCATTACCAGTACAAAGCCctgccaaaatactatgat CTCATGGGGGAAGAGTTCATCCAAGCCATCCATCCGGTCCTGCAGGAGCGCTGGACTTCAGACCTGGAGGAGGCCTGGAAG ACTCTGTTCTTGTACATCACTCGCACCATGAAGAAAGGCTACCAGCAGGCGCAGAGGAGCCACAGCAGCAGCTGA
- the LOC100698055 gene encoding neuroglobin isoform X1: protein MGCSLSAEAPDRRPEQEEEEDAVPVSLSAESREAIRSSWKEIQEDISRVGVIMFVRLFETHPECKDAFFAFRDLNDVNALRASKELKAHGLRIMYIIEKTVARIDQDDRLDQLILDLGRKHYQYKALPKYYDLMGEEFIQAIHPVLQERWTSDLEEAWKDLRPDVLRFSSTFRLVVLNCLRVTFVLPAKMDRAVIPSPCWQQRQLGCNELPLI from the exons ATGGGCTGCTCCCTCTCAGCGGAGGCTCCGGACCGGCGGccggagcaggaggaggaagaggatgcgGTGCCGGTGAGTCTGAGCGCGGAGAGCCGGGAGGCGATCAGGAGCAGCTGGAAGGAGATCCAGGAGGACATCAGCAGGGTGGGCGTCATCATGTTCGTCAG GCTGTTTGAGACTCACCCGGAGTGCAAAGACGCCTTCTTCGCCTTCAGAGACCTGAATGATGTGAACGCCCTGAGGGCGAGCAAAGAGCTGAAAGCCCATGGCCTCAG GATTATGTACATCATTGAGAAGACGGTCGCCAGGATCGACCAGGATGACCGTCTGGACCAGCTGATCCTGGATCTGGGCAGGAAGCATTACCAGTACAAAGCCctgccaaaatactatgat CTCATGGGGGAAGAGTTCATCCAAGCCATCCATCCGGTCCTGCAGGAGCGCTGGACTTCAGACCTGGAGGAGGCCTGGAAG GATCTTAGGCCTGATGTTCTGCGTTTTAGCTCTACTTTTCGGTTGGTTGTGCTGAACTGTCTCCGGGTCACCTTTGTGCTGCCTGCAAAGATGGATAGAGCAGTGATACCATCACCATGCTGGCAACAAAGACAGCTTGGCTgtaatgagcttcctctgatcTGA
- the LOC100698055 gene encoding neuroglobin isoform X3, translated as MGCSLSAEAPDRRPEQEEEEDAVPVSLSAESREAIRSSWKEIQEDISRVGVIMFVRIMYIIEKTVARIDQDDRLDQLILDLGRKHYQYKALPKYYDLMGEEFIQAIHPVLQERWTSDLEEAWKDLRPDVLRFSSTFRLVVLNCLRVTFVLPAKMDRAVIPSPCWQQRQLGCNELPLI; from the exons ATGGGCTGCTCCCTCTCAGCGGAGGCTCCGGACCGGCGGccggagcaggaggaggaagaggatgcgGTGCCGGTGAGTCTGAGCGCGGAGAGCCGGGAGGCGATCAGGAGCAGCTGGAAGGAGATCCAGGAGGACATCAGCAGGGTGGGCGTCATCATGTTCGTCAG GATTATGTACATCATTGAGAAGACGGTCGCCAGGATCGACCAGGATGACCGTCTGGACCAGCTGATCCTGGATCTGGGCAGGAAGCATTACCAGTACAAAGCCctgccaaaatactatgat CTCATGGGGGAAGAGTTCATCCAAGCCATCCATCCGGTCCTGCAGGAGCGCTGGACTTCAGACCTGGAGGAGGCCTGGAAG GATCTTAGGCCTGATGTTCTGCGTTTTAGCTCTACTTTTCGGTTGGTTGTGCTGAACTGTCTCCGGGTCACCTTTGTGCTGCCTGCAAAGATGGATAGAGCAGTGATACCATCACCATGCTGGCAACAAAGACAGCTTGGCTgtaatgagcttcctctgatcTGA
- the LOC100698055 gene encoding neuroglobin isoform X4, translated as MGCSLSAEAPDRRPEQEEEEDAVPVSLSAESREAIRSSWKEIQEDISRVGVIMFVRLFETHPECKDAFFAFRDLNDVNALRASKELKAHGLRIMYIIEKTVARIDQDDRLDQLILDLGRKHYQYKALPKYYDLMGEEFIQAIHPVLQERWTSDLEEAWKVKLCNGGSEVTRPG; from the exons ATGGGCTGCTCCCTCTCAGCGGAGGCTCCGGACCGGCGGccggagcaggaggaggaagaggatgcgGTGCCGGTGAGTCTGAGCGCGGAGAGCCGGGAGGCGATCAGGAGCAGCTGGAAGGAGATCCAGGAGGACATCAGCAGGGTGGGCGTCATCATGTTCGTCAG GCTGTTTGAGACTCACCCGGAGTGCAAAGACGCCTTCTTCGCCTTCAGAGACCTGAATGATGTGAACGCCCTGAGGGCGAGCAAAGAGCTGAAAGCCCATGGCCTCAG GATTATGTACATCATTGAGAAGACGGTCGCCAGGATCGACCAGGATGACCGTCTGGACCAGCTGATCCTGGATCTGGGCAGGAAGCATTACCAGTACAAAGCCctgccaaaatactatgat CTCATGGGGGAAGAGTTCATCCAAGCCATCCATCCGGTCCTGCAGGAGCGCTGGACTTCAGACCTGGAGGAGGCCTGGAAG GTGAAGTTATGCAACGGAGGAAGCGAAGTAACAAGGCCTGGGTGA